The Aspergillus fumigatus Af293 chromosome 5, whole genome shotgun sequence nucleotide sequence GATTATTATTGCTGCTTCTCTATTGGGGTATCATGCACGCAAGTAATGCGCGGGCTTGAACAAAAGGGAAGATAATAATTGAGACGACAACAAAGCAGTTGAAATATATCGTAGAAAGCGGAGATTGAAGCCGAAGCTCTCTAGCGCATGGCTGAATTATTGAAGCCGCATTACCTCAAGATTTTGCCGGGCGGTGAGTTTGACCAACTGAGCTTTCTAATGAAGCACGTGATGTTACAGTGCTTGGTTGAATCAAGAAATATCCAGTATTTTAGCTTATTATCGACGTGCTATATAGATGTTTTCGAGTCTATGATACATGAAACCTCATTAAAAGCATAAGCCAAATTCATTCCAGAGAACGGCTTGCATGAAAAATGTCGGAACAAAAGCAGCAGCTATGTACTCCGGAGTACAAGATCATAATATAGAATGACAGAAATTAAAAAGTAATTCCACCTCCGAACCGAATCGAAGAGTGACAGCGAAATGCAGATCACCGAGGGGGAGTTTTCGGATGCAGAGACGACGATGGAAACCGTACCGTAACGCCAAACGATATGCAGATTAAACAGTATGATCATTAGTCTTGATCTAGGGGAGTCACATTGGGTGATCTGTGAGATCTTGTCGGACTGCCTGCCCTAGAGCGACGGCCGTTTGTGGTTGGGCCGAGTGCAACTGGAGCCAGGTGGTCCCTACTCTCCGTCCTGACGACCAATCCGGCCCGATCCATGGCATTGACGCCAGAGTCGGCGGTGATTCCCAACCCGATGGTCGATGTGGACGAATTGTCCAAAGCAAATTTGAAACTAGGAGTGGTTGGGCCGCTCCAGGTTGTTGTTCGCTTCGGAGGCATGAAGCTACTCGAATCCGTGTCCGAGGAGTGTCTCCTGTCCAGAGACCCACGTCCGGAGCCTACCAACCCCAGGTCATACTCATGGGCACCGTCTTCAAGAACGCGCTCGTATGAATGTGAGCTGCCGCCGAAGAATGGTAGTTTGCCAGGGAAGGTTCTTCGTTTTTTAGGGTAGCTCGGATGAGGCGCACCTCCGCGTTTGAAGAGATTCTTGAACATGTGGTAACCTCTCAGTCGACGACTCCGACCGCAGAGGAAGAATGCAGCCATTGCAACAATAACGAGGAAAAGTAGGAACCCCGGAACCCTGCGCGAGGAATCGCCATCAAAGAGCGCATCGTGCCAATTCGCAACGTGAAGCGACTCATTGCTGGGAAATAACTCGACACTAGGATATTGGAAGTCATTGGGAACACCTGGGACATTGCTGCCAAAGCCAACTGGGAGCgtttcttgagcttcttgaacCTCCACTGGAACCTCAGAGCATGCATAGAGCACCATTTTACCCAGTGTCCAGCTAACTTCGGTGGAGTGAATCTTGTGAACCGCTTGAAAAGGATCAAGAAATCCTTTCTCCTTGCCATGGGAGAGAACTTCCTTAGTTCCGTTGTGACCTGAACCAGTAGTGTCCTCGAGACCCACGCGAGGGATACCGATGCCGTTGTGCAGCATATTGATGATCCATGAAGCCTTGAAGCAGACCTCGGAAGCTGATTCCCGATCGACCTTCTTTCCCCACGACTGTTTTTGTATACCCTGGTCGATGGCTTCCCAATCTTGTGTACAGAATTGTTGTACCCGCTGTTGATAAGTATTGAAATCGTACGTCTTGTCCTTGTGCGCCATTTCAAAGATCTCATGCGTCGTATGCCAGTACTCACTGATACCGATGAAATGATTCACATCAAAGTCAATAGCAGGGACATGCACCCCGTGAAGAAGACAAGGTTCATCCGAACAGGGTGCATCCTTGTCCAAGAGCGGGTATGTCTGTCGCAAGCATTCGTCGAATCGCCCAGTTCCCAGCAGAGATAACTCCGAGGTGTCGCCGGTCCGCAGAGGTTTGCCGTCAATTGTGGTTCGAAGCCCATTGGGGAGACAGGGGTCGGGAAGCTCCTTCGCGGTTCCGGCTGCGGTTTGTAGGGCCTCCAAATAACGTCTCCGAGCTTCGTGCACGCCAAATTCAAGCCAGGATGTCACAAACACCCGATGCTCCTGGGTAGAGCCGTCAATGTTTCGTAGCCGAAGGAGAGTCAGGTCATTCGCATGTTTCTCGGTTTCGGTTATATTTGGCGCAAAGGCAATCTGCGCGGATGCACCACCCATATCCAAGAACCCATAAGTATGATGGCCCTTGCCATGGTCATGACCCTTTGGTTCATCGAAGCTGCCCAGCAAATAATTGGTCGCGATCCATCCGTAGAGGGCCTCTGTCACCCCCGGGATTACCTGAATGTGCACGCCGCAATCAGGAAGCAGAAAATCATAGTTCTTGCTGGCGTAGGAGCAGATCTGTTGTAAAAGAAGCTCGCGCTCATGATTGGGTAAGAGTCGCATCCCAGCAGTGGCTAGTAAAAAGATCGGGGTATCCTTTATCTGATCGGCGGGGACGATCTTGCGTGCATGATCGAGAAGTTCCGCAAGATGCTCGGGGCCGACTACCTCGGGTCTGTCGGCGAACGATGACACGCCTATAACAATGCGATTGTCAGCCAGAACTCCGAAGGGAAGATGCAGCCAGACATGTCCTCTGATATCACCTACCAGGGTGTATCTTTTTCGTCCATTCAGATTTAGTCTTGATCTCCGGTAATGTTTTCAGCTCATCACTTTTAGCGTGCTTGCGAGCGATGGCGGGGTCCAACCACCGATAGACGTGCACTCGAGTCCCCTGTCTCAGTTGTTAGTAGGGAAGCAACGGCCATTCGCAGTGATGACGCGTACAGATGATCCCGCATCCAGGACGATGCCATAATGCCCTAATGCGACACGGTAGTCAGCTGCCATTCAACAGCGAGGAACAAAGTAAGCTGAAAAGGGTAGTGGCGCCATACATTTGCCCATCGGAACGGGGAGGAAAAGTGGATATTATGATTATATGTCAAGCATTGCCGCCAGGTTGGCGACCTTTTAACAGTGAACGTTCGAGAAGCGACAACACTCAGTTGTGAACAGGCGTCGAAGTGAAGCAATGCGACAGCATGCAACAGTAAGCTACACCTGGGGAAAGCGATGGACGACGGAGAAGGCGGGGAAAcaggggaagaaaaagccaaaaCTTAGTTTGGATCAAACGAATGGCCTTGCTTGAGCAAGATAAAAACAACAGAAcaagaggagaagacgacgatgacgacgcCTCGAAGGAAGACGACAAAGATGTGTACAGGGTCGGTCTGGtggggagagggagaaaaaaggGCCAGAAGAAAGTCCAGGGTAACGTTAAGACGGGAACGGATGGCGACACAACGCGACCACTCCCGTCGCCGATCGCCAACGGGACCGTACACCGGAATACCACTAGCCCTTATTAGAAGTGGTCTGGAACCATCTGGATATCAGGATTTCAGGATACTGACAGTGGGCATAGATTGCACACATCCCAACCCGGATATGCATTCCATAATCTCTGAGCTATAGGCAACAGAATACAATATCATAAGGAACAAATCTCTACTGGACCCTGTAACTAGTCTTTTCGAGAATACGGAGATCTCAAATGATGATACGTACTCCAGGCGCAGCCTCAGACGTTCACAGAATCACGTTCCCATCCCCCACCCCCCTTTAACTGAAAATAGTTTTGAAAAGTGAGCTAAAGAGCACTAGACTTACGCATTGCGGGCGGATTGACGTAAGCTCCCCCCACTTTACTGATTTTGCCCGTCGCGTCATTGGCGGAACTTGACAACTTTATCTCCCGTAGTGAGACTGGCTGATAGCCTGATCGTCGACCCTGAGACCTCAAGTGTCATCCCTCCACGATTAGGATTCATCTATGCTGCACTGACTACGTTTTCCAGAAGGCTCATGGATATGTTAGCTTCAAGGTGGTCTTGCAAATTGCCCCGTCTGAGTTATAGCGGGTTATTCATGGCAGCCGCTTCAGTCATGAATCCCTGCAGATGGCAGTATGCAGTTGCATAGTCCAACGTTCTCTGTTCAGGAACATGTCAAACTCCGAATTGACTCTACCTAGCCTACGTACTCAATGGGATGCATTCCTCTCCACTCATCCCTCCCTGAGCCTGTGGTCCCAAGGATAGCCCTCCCGATAACACCCACTACCAACTCCACTGATAGGGTCATGTACACTTCAAAATCCCCAACCTCATTGGACTCCACCTAAACGAATAAAGCTAAGATCTCATTGCAAGAAACGGATAATCTAACCTACATTGCTTTCCCCGCGTGAGTTTCATCCGTCGAAACTGATGACTGGTTCGAAACCCCGATAATGGTTGGGGTTGTCACCGGAAAGGAGTTGTTGTGCACTAAGCTCCAGTCTCCAATCTGTTCGTCAAAAAGCTGCGCCTGGTCAAGTCCCATCATTTCGGATTCTTCATCGACTCGCAAGTTCATTCCCGGGATGAATTTGAGAATGTATAGCAAGACGCAGGAGACCACGAACGAGTAACCCGAGATGGCGCAGATTTCAGCCAGTTGGTAGCCAACTTGGATTCCATTTCCGTCGATCGCTCCACTTGAGAAGGTGAAACCATCAAGTGACGAGATATCCTCAGTTGCAAACAGACCCGTCAGGAACGCGCCGACGATGCCACCCACACCATGGAGCTTGAATACATCCATGCCCTCGTCAATTTTCAGCCAGTCGTTGATATTCTGCATGAGCGAGCACACAATGCCGGTGATGAACCCAATACACGCTGCTAGCCAAACGGACACGAACCCGGCGGCCGGGGTGATGCCCACCAGACCAGCAATGGCTCCTTCGCAGGCTCCAACTACGGAGAATTTCCGCTTGTGTTTGATGTAATCAACAATAGTCCATCCTAAGATGCCTGTGCTCGCTGCTGTATTAGTGTTGAAGACGACCATCATAGAACGCACACTAGCATTGAGAGTTGAACCGCCCTGTGACTGGTTAGCGATGCGCCCTTTCAAGGCGGACTATTGTTGACCGTACATTGAATCCCAGCCACCCGCAGCAGATCAGGACGGTCCCGATGAAGACCAAAGTCGTGTTATGAGGTTTGCACAACGAAACCATGCCATGATCCTTTCGCTTTCCCAACACCATTGCGTAGGCCAGGGCAGCCCAGCCGGAAGCAATGTGAACAGGGCCACCACCGGCGAAATCTAAAGCTGGAAGATTATAAAGCCAGCCGTGGCTGCTCCATGTCCACCGCGCCAACGGGCAGTAGACGAGTGtggcccagaagaagctgaatATCAACGATGGCAGGATATTTCCACGTTCAAAGGCCCCACCGATGACAATCATCACCTGCCCTAGTCAGCGTACGGGTCTCATTTGTCGCAAGTGTGCAGAGGCTCTCACCGTGCAGGCGCAGAAAAGCAGCTGGTACAGGCAAAACACAATTTCAGGAAGTACTGCAGAACCCGGGGACGGTGCAACAAGGACATCCCTCATTCCAAAGTTCTTGAGAGTACCAATGAATGGGCCACCGTCCCTGGAGTAAGTAAGAGAGTAACCCCAGAACATCCATTGAAACGTCGTTCTACTCATGCTCAGTATCATCGAAGTAGTATGGTCTCAGGGAACATACACTGCAAGGACCATCCAGGACTGGAAAAGCAGAGCCAAGGCAGATTTCCGGCGTGCTAAACCACTGTAAAGTAGACCGATTCCAGGCAAGATAAGCCAGACAACAAAGCTGCAGGCCACGATATAAACGTAGTGATACTCGAATCCGGCATACTGTGCATTCACATCAACTTTGGTCGGATCACCCCCTTTGGGTGTCGAGGCATTATAGACTGGCTATCGACCGTGAGATGTCGTCAGTCATGTTCGATTCACAGCGCAAAACTGCTTCAGGAAGATTTGTACATTAACATACCTCACTCATACTGCAGGGTGTTCGTCGCGCAGCTACGCTTTCGACTCTCTCTTTCGGCTCACAATCAAACAGCCATACGGTGATCCGTAGGGATCAGCGGCCCTTCAAAAAGACTCTCCCGCATTTATCtactcttctttctcgaaCTCTTGGCGGTTTGCAACCACTAAAGCAGGCTCCATCATGGCAATGATACGCGCAGAGCAATCTTGAAATCCATCGGAAAGAATTTCCTCACCACAGCACACGAACGCTTATCTATTCGCGCCAAGATCGAGGACGCCATCTTAGACTCCATAATCACGAAAATGGCGCTTGGGTAACTGGTGAGCATGGCACTGGTCTCCCTTTTGTTGCCGTTGCCAAGGAGCAACGAAGCCAAACTCCCGGAGGACACTGATAAGGCGTAAGGCTGCAGCTGATGCTCTTATCACCCCGGATCTTTCATCTCTCTAGGGTTTAG carries:
- a CDS encoding ammonium transporter; translated protein: MSEPVYNASTPKGGDPTKVDVNAQYAGFEYHYVYIVACSFVVWLILPGIGLLYSGLARRKSALALLFQSWMVLAVDGGPFIGTLKNFGMRDVLVAPSPGSAVLPEIVFCLYQLLFCACTVMIVIGGAFERGNILPSLIFSFFWATLVYCPLARWTWSSHGWLYNLPALDFAGGGPVHIASGWAALAYAMVLGKRKDHGMVSLCKPHNTTLVFIGTVLICCGWLGFNGGSTLNASVRSMMVVFNTNTAASTGILGWTIVDYIKHKRKFSVVGACEGAIAGLVGITPAAGFVSVWLAACIGFITGIVCSLMQNINDWLKIDEGMDVFKLHGVGGIVGAFLTGLFATEDISSLDGFTFSSGAIDGNGIQVGYQLAEICAISGYSFVVSCVLLYILKFIPGMNLRVDEESEMMGLDQAQLFDEQIGDWSLVHNNSFPVTTPTIIGVSNQSSVSTDETHAGKAM
- a CDS encoding putative nucleoside diphosphatase (Ynd1); its protein translation is MGKWHYGIVLDAGSSGTRVHVYRWLDPAIARKHAKSDELKTLPEIKTKSEWTKKIHPGVSSFADRPEVVGPEHLAELLDHARKIVPADQIKDTPIFLLATAGMRLLPNHERELLLQQICSYASKNYDFLLPDCGVHIQVIPGVTEALYGWIATNYLLGSFDEPKGHDHGKGHHTYGFLDMGGASAQIAFAPNITETEKHANDLTLLRLRNIDGSTQEHRVFVTSWLEFGVHEARRRYLEALQTAAGTAKELPDPCLPNGLRTTIDGKPLRTGDTSELSLLGTGRFDECLRQTYPLLDKDAPCSDEPCLLHGVHVPAIDFDVNHFIGISEYWHTTHEIFEMAHKDKTYDFNTYQQRVQQFCTQDWEAIDQGIQKQSWGKKVDRESASEVCFKASWIINMLHNGIGIPRVGLEDTTGSGHNGTKEVLSHGKEKGFLDPFQAVHKIHSTEVSWTLGKMVLYACSEVPVEVQEAQETLPVGFGSNVPGVPNDFQYPSVELFPSNESLHVANWHDALFDGDSSRRVPGFLLFLVIVAMAAFFLCGRSRRLRGYHMFKNLFKRGGAPHPSYPKKRRTFPGKLPFFGGSSHSYERVLEDGAHEYDLGLVGSGRGSLDRRHSSDTDSSSFMPPKRTTTWSGPTTPSFKFALDNSSTSTIGLGITADSGVNAMDRAGLVVRTESRDHLAPVALGPTTNGRRSRAGSPTRSHRSPNVTPLDQD